In the genome of Saprospira sp. CCB-QB6, one region contains:
- a CDS encoding AAA family ATPase, with translation MKIRKLYIQNINSLQAETPICIDFEAAPLKEHSLFLIAGPTGSGKTTLLDAMTLALYGKAARFSGSQGSDHGKESNMISKGQKNALAALEFEVKGGIYRAEWSIRINRNGNLDQAKQQLVQIISEKEQPILASKKRAFYKKIEELLDGLSFDGFCRSVLLAQGDFIAFLRDKENRSDILARITSAEQYSEISKAAFRKAKEEKEKLEDLEKQLQAVDLLSAEQLSALQASLAQRQAEAEQRQQKINQIEAELKLAEQKEQGQKSLLELAGQKENWAKNWAAQTADHFLLAQHQQAEKAGGELKRLTQLSVELSKLKEQKAADERKLASQEKELAAAEEELKELTKKLAVQEAQQDDLQAQWQACERLDQEIEFAQKKLAETDSGLKKVLAKEKAAQIEQEKLAKEKEKVQTEVEKNAAAQKEQAALADSPEIIEKLQGLAVEIEQLHREGKAQRKEEETQTKALKNLGQQLKGVEVQLKKEAEEEAALSAALEKEQLDLDQLASQLLVLETALEKGKAIEGPWQKHIDLRKGIQQAEENLAKTLAERTKNEEELLPLQETEGRNKERLRDLEKHIASQERLCELLKQQMGAAQYRQYLEEGKACTVCGSTEHPHAHEAFDQEGKQKELQEEQQRLAELKSKQQEIQSAQQKLQQKSSVLVDRLKRLEGEKENWSESVEQLWVELDALARLSWAEKELKTLSLVELQELYQLFGEEQAQKAKQLKLLVDIQHKWAVLAEKKKATTTSYAEKQAQKEELEKQLQEIQLELVAKLEMDQNLLGQAQFVLAPLGRELANSKQLAQEILTLKADYKNYQQLLEQAQALQQALAISQLNWEKASKDLQLCQKELAEQKEKQLADREALSVLEKRRKEQFDDLLVEQARKTFLENLAQLRKAEKKGQEDLARLQSERESLKGSLRQLAQQLADYLEEDKTLRIRLQQLAEELGFESLEKLSLALLPAAKAQSIVEAKEKMVQEKLRLDDREGQLQAQAKNIAENWPNLAPLADYLAQKEALQKISKEEQAEIGRELERLDRQKEQEKKAKRIQLAHKKQEKETERWILLKNEIGSADGKKFRDIANAISLERLLYYANKHLQSFAQNRYELEKESYDSLDINVIDAFQAGAKRPLSTLSGGETFLCSLALALALSNLSAKQQMQSLFIDEGFATLDQETLGFALQLLERLEHEGKRIGLISHLELLKERIPCQIQLQKKGEGRSELQIV, from the coding sequence ATGAAGATCCGAAAACTCTATATCCAAAATATAAACTCTTTACAAGCCGAAACGCCTATCTGCATTGATTTTGAGGCGGCCCCCTTAAAAGAGCACAGTCTTTTTTTAATTGCTGGGCCAACAGGTTCGGGAAAAACAACTTTGCTAGATGCCATGACTTTGGCGCTTTATGGAAAAGCGGCGCGTTTTAGTGGCAGTCAGGGCAGCGACCACGGAAAAGAGAGCAATATGATTTCTAAAGGGCAAAAAAATGCTTTGGCCGCTTTAGAGTTTGAGGTGAAGGGCGGAATTTATCGAGCAGAATGGAGCATTCGCATCAATCGAAATGGAAATCTGGATCAGGCCAAACAACAATTGGTGCAAATTATTTCGGAAAAAGAACAGCCGATTTTAGCCAGCAAAAAAAGAGCTTTCTATAAAAAAATAGAGGAACTTTTGGATGGGCTCAGTTTTGATGGCTTTTGTCGCTCTGTGCTTTTGGCCCAGGGTGATTTTATTGCTTTTTTGCGCGATAAGGAAAATCGCTCAGATATTTTGGCGCGCATTACTTCGGCAGAGCAGTATAGCGAAATTTCTAAAGCGGCTTTTAGAAAAGCAAAAGAAGAAAAAGAAAAGCTGGAAGATTTAGAAAAGCAATTGCAGGCCGTAGATTTATTATCGGCGGAGCAATTGTCTGCTTTGCAAGCTTCTTTGGCCCAACGACAGGCAGAAGCAGAGCAGCGACAGCAAAAAATCAATCAAATAGAGGCGGAGCTCAAACTAGCCGAGCAAAAAGAGCAGGGCCAAAAAAGTTTGCTCGAATTGGCTGGGCAAAAAGAAAATTGGGCAAAAAATTGGGCAGCCCAAACCGCCGATCATTTTTTGTTGGCCCAACATCAGCAAGCAGAAAAAGCTGGGGGAGAATTGAAGCGATTGACGCAATTGAGCGTGGAATTAAGCAAGCTAAAAGAACAAAAGGCTGCGGACGAAAGAAAATTAGCGAGCCAAGAAAAAGAATTAGCGGCTGCCGAAGAGGAATTAAAAGAATTGACCAAAAAATTAGCCGTTCAAGAAGCGCAACAAGATGATTTGCAAGCGCAATGGCAGGCTTGTGAGCGTTTGGACCAAGAAATAGAGTTTGCCCAAAAAAAATTGGCGGAAACCGATAGCGGACTAAAAAAAGTACTGGCCAAAGAAAAAGCGGCTCAAATAGAGCAAGAAAAATTGGCCAAAGAAAAAGAAAAGGTGCAAACTGAGGTCGAAAAAAATGCAGCGGCCCAAAAAGAGCAGGCTGCATTGGCCGATAGTCCAGAAATTATAGAAAAATTGCAGGGCTTAGCGGTAGAGATTGAGCAATTGCATAGAGAAGGAAAGGCGCAACGAAAAGAAGAGGAGACGCAAACCAAAGCGTTAAAAAACTTAGGTCAGCAATTAAAAGGAGTAGAAGTGCAGCTCAAAAAAGAAGCGGAAGAAGAGGCCGCACTTTCAGCAGCTTTGGAAAAAGAGCAATTGGATTTGGACCAATTGGCTTCGCAACTCCTTGTTTTGGAAACGGCTTTGGAAAAAGGGAAAGCAATTGAAGGGCCTTGGCAAAAACATATTGATTTGCGCAAGGGAATTCAGCAAGCGGAGGAAAATTTAGCCAAAACTTTGGCTGAGCGAACAAAAAATGAAGAAGAATTGCTCCCTTTACAAGAGACGGAAGGTCGAAACAAAGAACGTTTGAGGGATTTAGAAAAACATATTGCCTCCCAAGAGCGCCTTTGTGAATTGCTCAAGCAACAAATGGGGGCCGCTCAATATCGCCAATATTTGGAAGAGGGAAAAGCTTGTACAGTTTGTGGATCTACTGAACATCCGCATGCGCATGAAGCTTTTGATCAGGAAGGCAAGCAAAAAGAATTGCAGGAAGAACAGCAACGTTTAGCGGAACTCAAGAGCAAACAACAGGAAATTCAATCGGCCCAGCAGAAATTACAGCAAAAAAGCTCCGTTTTGGTGGATCGCTTGAAGCGTTTGGAGGGCGAAAAAGAAAATTGGAGTGAATCTGTAGAGCAATTATGGGTAGAGCTGGATGCTCTAGCTCGTTTAAGTTGGGCCGAAAAAGAGTTGAAAACTTTAAGCTTGGTGGAATTGCAAGAGCTTTATCAACTTTTTGGCGAGGAGCAGGCGCAAAAAGCTAAGCAACTCAAACTATTAGTAGATATTCAGCATAAGTGGGCGGTGTTGGCTGAAAAAAAGAAGGCGACAACAACTAGTTATGCAGAAAAGCAGGCGCAAAAAGAGGAGTTAGAAAAACAGTTGCAAGAAATTCAGCTTGAATTGGTGGCCAAATTAGAAATGGATCAAAATCTTTTGGGGCAGGCGCAGTTTGTCTTAGCACCATTGGGAAGAGAATTGGCCAATTCTAAGCAACTAGCGCAAGAAATTCTTACGCTCAAAGCGGACTATAAAAATTATCAGCAATTGTTGGAGCAGGCGCAGGCACTTCAGCAAGCTTTGGCCATCAGTCAATTGAATTGGGAAAAAGCGAGCAAAGATTTGCAGCTTTGTCAAAAAGAATTGGCGGAGCAAAAAGAAAAACAATTGGCTGATCGTGAAGCTTTATCGGTTTTAGAAAAGCGGCGAAAAGAGCAATTTGACGATTTGCTTGTGGAGCAAGCGCGCAAAACTTTTTTGGAAAATCTGGCCCAATTGCGCAAAGCAGAGAAGAAAGGGCAAGAAGATTTGGCTCGTTTGCAAAGCGAAAGAGAGTCCTTGAAAGGAAGTTTACGGCAGTTGGCGCAGCAACTAGCGGATTATTTAGAGGAAGATAAAACTTTGCGGATAAGATTGCAGCAGTTGGCGGAGGAATTAGGTTTTGAGAGCCTTGAAAAATTATCCTTGGCTTTATTGCCTGCAGCCAAAGCGCAAAGCATAGTAGAGGCCAAAGAAAAAATGGTCCAAGAAAAATTGCGTTTAGATGATCGGGAGGGGCAATTGCAGGCGCAGGCAAAAAACATAGCAGAAAACTGGCCCAATTTGGCGCCCTTAGCGGACTATTTGGCCCAAAAAGAGGCCTTGCAAAAAATAAGTAAGGAAGAACAGGCTGAAATAGGAAGAGAGCTAGAGCGTTTGGATCGCCAAAAAGAGCAGGAGAAAAAAGCCAAGCGCATACAATTGGCCCATAAAAAACAGGAAAAAGAAACTGAGCGTTGGATTTTACTCAAAAATGAAATTGGTAGTGCCGATGGCAAAAAGTTTAGAGATATTGCTAATGCGATATCTTTAGAGCGCTTACTTTATTATGCCAACAAACATTTGCAGAGTTTTGCGCAGAATCGCTATGAATTGGAAAAAGAAAGTTATGATAGTTTAGACATTAACGTGATTGATGCCTTTCAGGCGGGGGCCAAGCGGCCGCTTTCGACACTTTCTGGTGGAGAAACTTTTTTGTGTAGTTTGGCGCTCGCCTTGGCCCTTTCTAATTTATCGGCCAAGCAACAAATGCAATCTTTATTTATAGATGAAGGTTTTGCGACCTTAGATCAAGAAACACTGGGCTTTGCGTTGCAGTTATTGGAGCGTTTGGAGCATGAAGGCAAGCGCATTGGGTTGATTTCTCATTTGGAATTGCTCAAGGAAAGAATTCCCTGCCAAATTCAATTGCAGAAAAAAGGAGAAGGCCGCAGCGAATTGCAAATTGTTTAA
- a CDS encoding serine hydrolase domain-containing protein, giving the protein MQKLSLLLLFLGLSGSIWAQAEAILEAEIQRRQKEKINPAISLGLLYPEGPPAYRNFGGDQLSEKSLYEIGSLTKTFTAELALHLLGENLRQPLSKLLPAVDNPYLEEIRPLDLLQHRAGLPRLAHDFSPANWANPYQDYSEEKMWRELAVWEPFELGQWAYSNWGYAILGQIIEQQSGQTYEALLQSAFKKAKMKNTHFTPTDAAVAPRNLGVPSGNWEFSGPSRYAGGLWSSTEDLTAFLNYQIKHNILFQPGWVEDAIPTGIDDLGQGKLYYKGGWFIYRPDKETEILMHTGLTGSYSSIMAYNKTNGKGVVLLSNSLQLADDIALAYIYPKMELEEPQRNLAYDLAEKIEAGDLKNLEKWYWKNKKDESQEDLLDIYWLERYHFGQKNYAASLPLSNIMLEVLPLDWEAWSIQAENLAAQGNCKAAKKAYKKAIDLAPERQASLEEKIKACKD; this is encoded by the coding sequence ATGCAAAAACTAAGTTTATTACTCTTGTTCCTGGGCTTGTCGGGTTCAATTTGGGCGCAAGCAGAGGCAATTTTGGAAGCCGAAATTCAGCGGAGGCAAAAAGAAAAAATCAATCCGGCCATTTCCTTGGGGTTATTGTATCCAGAAGGGCCGCCTGCGTATCGAAATTTTGGGGGCGATCAGCTCAGTGAAAAAAGTTTGTATGAAATTGGCTCATTGACCAAAACCTTCACGGCAGAATTGGCCCTGCATTTATTGGGCGAAAATCTTCGGCAGCCTTTGTCTAAGCTACTTCCAGCGGTTGACAATCCCTATTTGGAAGAAATTCGGCCTTTGGATTTATTGCAGCATCGGGCGGGTTTGCCTCGATTGGCGCATGATTTTTCGCCAGCCAATTGGGCCAATCCCTATCAAGATTATAGCGAAGAAAAAATGTGGCGAGAATTGGCCGTTTGGGAGCCTTTTGAGCTGGGCCAATGGGCTTATTCCAATTGGGGCTATGCTATTTTGGGCCAAATTATCGAGCAGCAAAGCGGGCAAACTTATGAAGCACTCTTGCAATCGGCCTTCAAAAAAGCCAAGATGAAAAATACACATTTTACGCCTACAGATGCGGCCGTAGCGCCTCGAAATTTGGGGGTGCCGAGTGGAAATTGGGAATTTTCTGGCCCTAGTCGTTACGCGGGTGGACTTTGGAGCTCGACAGAAGATTTAACTGCTTTTTTGAACTACCAAATTAAACACAACATCCTTTTTCAGCCCGGTTGGGTAGAGGATGCTATTCCCACGGGCATTGATGATTTGGGCCAAGGAAAACTTTATTACAAAGGCGGTTGGTTCATTTATCGTCCAGATAAAGAGACGGAAATCCTCATGCATACGGGCCTTACGGGCAGTTATTCTAGCATCATGGCCTATAATAAAACCAATGGCAAGGGCGTGGTGCTTTTGAGCAATTCTTTGCAATTGGCCGATGATATTGCCTTGGCTTACATTTATCCAAAAATGGAATTGGAGGAGCCGCAGCGAAATTTAGCTTATGATTTGGCCGAAAAAATCGAAGCGGGAGATCTTAAAAACCTAGAAAAATGGTATTGGAAAAATAAAAAAGACGAGAGTCAAGAGGATTTACTCGATATCTATTGGTTGGAGCGCTATCATTTTGGCCAAAAAAATTATGCGGCCAGTTTGCCGCTCAGCAACATTATGCTCGAAGTTTTACCCTTAGATTGGGAGGCCTGGTCTATCCAAGCCGAAAATTTAGCTGCGCAAGGAAATTGTAAGGCCGCCAAAAAAGCCTATAAAAAAGCGATCGATTTGGCACCCGAACGTCAGGCTAGTCTAGAAGAAAAAATAAAAGCTTGTAAAGATTAA
- a CDS encoding LytTR family DNA-binding domain-containing protein, which produces MLPLFRQPSALRESLSYQLGFSLFLGLLVTIVVHSQMPDSPVSAYREWADAVICGLTAILVFSGQLSILPFLFGSWFNPDRWTIGRDLLFSSWVFFVVGVVNSLMLVYLGWMQFQWSGFFWQQFLQLAWGLPPISLMVVWRNQKYAALNMAWSKQIEQKIEEQGSLALGPGPELLRLQAAQTPLGLPAAEKREGAKLLVFHQGAAKGIFLEDILALYSQKGELEIYWAEAGQLAYIKVQMRLKETQEALAQQTILHRVHRFYWANLARVTSTESNARHILLFLPQLPQTIPVSKSYRKAVQDYFEMD; this is translated from the coding sequence ATGCTTCCCTTATTTCGGCAGCCTTCGGCTTTGCGCGAATCGCTTTCTTATCAACTTGGGTTCAGCCTCTTTTTGGGGCTGTTGGTCACCATTGTGGTACATAGCCAAATGCCCGATAGTCCGGTTTCGGCTTATCGGGAATGGGCGGATGCTGTTATTTGTGGACTTACGGCCATTTTGGTCTTTAGTGGCCAATTGAGCATTTTGCCTTTTTTGTTTGGTAGTTGGTTTAATCCAGACCGTTGGACGATTGGCCGAGATTTGCTGTTTAGCAGTTGGGTGTTTTTTGTAGTGGGCGTAGTCAACTCTTTGATGCTGGTTTATTTGGGCTGGATGCAATTTCAATGGTCGGGCTTTTTTTGGCAACAGTTTTTACAATTGGCTTGGGGCCTCCCTCCTATTAGTTTGATGGTGGTTTGGCGCAATCAGAAATATGCGGCCTTAAATATGGCCTGGTCCAAACAAATTGAGCAAAAGATTGAAGAGCAGGGCAGCTTGGCCCTAGGCCCTGGCCCAGAGCTCCTCCGCTTGCAAGCTGCCCAAACGCCTTTGGGCTTGCCCGCTGCAGAAAAACGAGAAGGCGCAAAATTATTAGTCTTCCATCAAGGGGCGGCCAAGGGCATTTTTTTAGAAGATATTTTGGCGCTTTACAGCCAAAAGGGAGAATTGGAAATTTATTGGGCCGAAGCGGGACAACTCGCTTATATTAAGGTGCAAATGCGGCTAAAAGAAACCCAAGAAGCCCTGGCCCAACAAACTATTTTGCATAGAGTGCACCGTTTTTATTGGGCCAATTTGGCTCGAGTGACCAGCACAGAAAGTAATGCGCGACATATTTTACTCTTTTTGCCGCAATTGCCACAAACAATTCCCGTTTCTAAAAGCTACCGCAAAGCAGTACAAGATTATTTTGAAATGGATTAG
- a CDS encoding sugar O-acetyltransferase codes for MKNKTIFDRIKSGEIIPHADANYAEVGRVCEKKRPLIRAMNRADKDAEIQEIWEKITGQKMAENSCVFTPFHTNYGGNIRLGEGVFINHNCSFLDLGGIRIDNGVMIGPNVCLTSEGHPVAPSQRQSMKAAPIHIKEHAWIGANACILAGVTVGRHAIVAAGAVVTKDVPDYVVVGGCPAKVIKSIPKV; via the coding sequence ATGAAGAACAAAACTATTTTCGATCGGATTAAAAGCGGAGAAATAATTCCACATGCGGATGCAAATTATGCAGAGGTCGGTCGTGTTTGCGAAAAGAAACGCCCACTTATTCGCGCAATGAATCGAGCAGACAAAGATGCGGAAATCCAAGAGATCTGGGAAAAAATCACGGGCCAAAAAATGGCCGAGAATAGCTGCGTTTTTACCCCCTTTCATACTAACTACGGCGGAAACATTCGGTTAGGCGAAGGGGTTTTTATCAATCATAATTGTTCCTTTCTAGATTTAGGCGGAATCCGCATTGATAATGGGGTGATGATTGGACCAAATGTTTGTCTTACTTCAGAAGGGCACCCTGTTGCCCCCAGTCAAAGACAAAGTATGAAGGCGGCTCCCATTCATATTAAAGAACATGCTTGGATTGGCGCCAATGCCTGCATTTTAGCCGGAGTAACAGTGGGGCGACATGCTATTGTTGCCGCAGGCGCAGTAGTGACCAAAGATGTTCCCGATTATGTGGTGGTAGGCGGTTGCCCCGCCAAAGTCATTAAATCAATTCCCAAAGTCTAA
- a CDS encoding cyclophilin-like fold protein, which produces MQFQLVNERFTLHGRLFDNSWTKALSQQLPLKQLLVEDYAGCEKIMRLPKKLAVSKSAAGHAARAGELCYYSPWGNLCLFYKDFRYADGLVLLGQVHEPVQNWSSIDDINLNFQLLH; this is translated from the coding sequence ATGCAATTTCAATTAGTCAATGAGCGCTTTACGCTCCATGGACGATTATTTGACAACTCCTGGACTAAAGCATTAAGCCAACAACTTCCGCTAAAACAATTATTGGTAGAAGATTATGCTGGCTGCGAGAAAATCATGCGCCTACCCAAAAAATTAGCCGTATCTAAATCGGCAGCAGGGCATGCCGCCAGAGCAGGAGAACTCTGTTATTATTCTCCCTGGGGCAATCTTTGCCTCTTTTATAAAGATTTCCGCTATGCAGATGGACTAGTGCTTTTGGGCCAAGTTCATGAACCTGTCCAAAATTGGTCGAGCATAGATGATATTAACTTGAATTTTCAACTTCTACACTAA
- a CDS encoding cupin domain-containing protein, whose translation MENNAKKVEAIFPQGQKGPAEVFTGNAYNYGLVAPDDVFTTAVGNVYFEPGARSNWHSHPAGQILIITDGVGYHQVEGGEIEIIKKGDVVKCPPNVKHWHGASAHTGLQQLYIVPNVEKGIVDWMEAVNEEQYGQAEK comes from the coding sequence ATGGAAAACAATGCAAAAAAAGTCGAAGCGATTTTCCCTCAGGGCCAAAAAGGACCCGCTGAAGTGTTTACTGGAAATGCTTACAACTATGGCCTAGTTGCCCCCGATGATGTATTCACTACTGCAGTCGGAAATGTTTACTTTGAGCCCGGTGCTCGTAGCAACTGGCATAGCCACCCTGCTGGACAAATTTTGATCATTACCGATGGCGTTGGCTACCACCAAGTAGAAGGCGGCGAAATCGAAATCATCAAAAAGGGAGATGTTGTAAAATGTCCACCCAATGTGAAACACTGGCATGGCGCTAGCGCACACACTGGTTTGCAACAACTCTATATTGTTCCTAATGTAGAAAAAGGAATCGTAGACTGGATGGAGGCCGTAAATGAAGAACAGTACGGCCAAGCAGAAAAATAA
- a CDS encoding HesB/IscA family protein — MSTEKNTPQMENPIVLTDGAVKQLLRIKETENIADGHGLRVGVKGGGCAGFSYILGFDEKGADDDEFVINGIKVFMDRAHAIYLLGIEIDFQDGLNNRGFTFNNPNAEETCGCGTSFSA, encoded by the coding sequence ATGTCTACAGAAAAAAATACCCCTCAGATGGAAAATCCAATCGTATTAACGGATGGGGCCGTAAAGCAGCTCCTCAGAATTAAAGAAACGGAGAACATTGCAGATGGTCATGGTTTGCGCGTAGGCGTAAAGGGTGGCGGTTGTGCTGGTTTCTCGTACATTTTGGGCTTTGATGAAAAGGGGGCCGATGATGATGAGTTCGTCATCAATGGTATAAAAGTGTTTATGGATCGGGCCCATGCAATTTATTTGCTAGGCATTGAGATTGATTTTCAGGATGGCCTCAATAACCGAGGATTTACCTTTAACAACCCTAATGCGGAAGAGACCTGTGGTTGTGGCACTTCTTTTTCAGCCTAA
- a CDS encoding DUF4296 domain-containing protein: MRRVLIYCSCFFLLLSCYRPLETETPLLSEEEMIPFLVDIHLAEAKIADYNSLSVLSRDSLAAEQYATVFQIHQMAPEKFQQSMQAYMSDPAALESLYEKVVEALLAHELAFSGKAKKDKNSPAEALDKAQISADSSKKEN, from the coding sequence ATGAGGAGAGTCCTTATTTATTGTAGTTGTTTTTTCTTGTTGTTGAGTTGTTATCGACCATTGGAGACCGAAACGCCATTATTATCGGAAGAGGAGATGATTCCCTTTTTGGTAGATATCCATTTGGCAGAAGCTAAAATTGCGGATTATAATAGTTTGAGTGTTTTGAGTCGAGATAGTTTAGCGGCGGAGCAATATGCCACGGTTTTCCAGATACACCAGATGGCGCCAGAGAAATTTCAGCAGAGCATGCAGGCCTATATGAGCGATCCAGCGGCCTTAGAATCGCTTTATGAAAAGGTCGTAGAGGCGCTCTTAGCACATGAATTAGCCTTTAGTGGCAAAGCTAAAAAAGATAAAAACTCGCCAGCCGAGGCCTTAGATAAGGCGCAAATTTCTGCAGATAGCAGTAAAAAAGAAAACTAA